In Leishmania mexicana MHOM/GT/2001/U1103 complete genome, chromosome 24, a genomic segment contains:
- a CDS encoding putative protein kinase produces MEGASDKLLREPFQANLKRGRSSSYSTERGSSTSPHLRRLRPLPTSSSEGKGTADRDGEEDPYARQHAEPELFELTPLSRTASTNVRATRFGVEGLRIGRDPNCCDLVLPSNAVSRLHCVLSVLGDDVFVHDNSFNGTFINGRRVGRGRCSVLHPRDTLSFLNPTLEEASRCGFEFAPLPGHSSSGFTVVEGLQRYELGPVLGQGSLAAVRLGIDRETGAPVAIKLIERGRFSSEEAAASLHTEIEMMRSMDHPHVVRVVDAFEGSGCVALVMEYVRGGDLFDYIVGRGRNPFTEAEARHLFGQLLEAMLYIHGRSITHCDLKPENVLVDVVGRGSDSEVDTTSASATATAQGLVSSALQTDGDAALSVVDDHQAEAKAVSPYDVRLKLADFGSAKYEGGGAGGGKLETTGAATPVYAAPELACFPADGAPPQEITAAVDVWSLGVLLYILCSGTVPKPPRSDAVVAFNRSMTHLSVLCKDLIARMMTVDATRRPSLADICHHPWLDGVTISGAPDRGALGSKDLLSVTAKLSPNFPEAAKPL; encoded by the coding sequence ATGGAGGGGGCCTCTGACAAACTTTTGCGAGAGCCCTTCCAAGCGAACCTCAAGCGAGGGCGCTCCAGCTCCTACTCCACCGAGAGAGGCAGCTCGACGTCCCCGCATCTTCGGCGGCTTCGGCCTCTGCCAACATCGTCTTCTGAAGGCAAAGGCACTGCGGACAGAGACGGCGAGGAAGACCCGTATGCTCGGCAGCACGCCGAGCCGGAGCTCTTCGAGCTCACTCCTCTTAGCAGAACCGCCAGCACAAACGTGCGTGCGACGCGCTTTGGTGTAGAGGGCCTTCGCATTGGGCGCGACCCCAACTGCTGTGACCTGGTGCTTCCCTCGAACGCGGTGTCGCGGCTTCATTGCGTGCTCTCCGTCCTTGGTGATGACGTTTTCGTGCACGACAATAGCTTCAACGGCACATTCATCAATGGGCGCCGCGTGGGGCGGGGCCGATGCTCGGTGCTGCATCCGCGCGACACACTGTCCTTCCTGAACCccacgctggaggaggcaagCCGGTGTGGGTTTGAGTTTGCTCCGTTGCCGGGCCACTCCTCGTCAGGCTTTACAGTAGTGGAAGGACTGCAGCGGTACGAGCTAGGGCCGGTGCTGGGCCAGGGGAgcttggcggcggtgcggcttGGTATAGACCGGGAGACGGGGGCACCAGTCGCTATCAAACTGATTGAGCGGGggcgcttctcctctgaggaggctgcggccTCACTGCACACGGAGATCGAAATGATGCGCAGCATGGATCACCCACACGTTGTACGGGTGGTGGACGCGTTTGAGGGCAGCGGCTGTGTCGCACTGGTCATGGAGtacgtgcgcggcggcgacctgTTCGACTACATTGTCGGGCGTGGACGCAACCCTTTTACCGAGGCTGAAGCGCGCCATCTCTTTGGCCAGCTCCTCGAGGCGATGCTGTACATTCACGGTCGAAGCATAACCCACTGTGATCTCAAGCCGGAGAACGTGCTCGTTGACGTCGTCGGCAGAGGCTCCGATAGCGAGGTTGACACGACCTCCGCctcggcaacggcgacggcgcagggTCTGGTGTCATCGGCGCTGCAGAccgacggcgatgccgcgctgTCCGTCGTTGACGATCACCAGGCGGAGGCAAAGGCAGTTTCGCCATACGACGTGAGGCTGAAGCTGGCGGACTTTGGCAGTGCCAAGtacgaaggcggcggcgcaggggGCGGCAAGCTAGAGACCACCGGTGCCGCCACTCCAGTCTACGCAGCACCGGAGCTCGCGTGCTTTCCTGCGGACGGGGCTCCACCGCAGGAGATCACTGCGGCGGTGGATGTGTGGTCTCTGGGAGTGCTACTGTACATTCTCTGCTCTGGCACCGTACCAAAGCCCCCTCGCTCTGACGCAGTCGTCGCCTTCAACCGGTCCATGACGCATCTATCCGTGCTCTGTAAGGACCTCATTGCGCGCATGATGACAGTGGACGCAACGCGGCGCCCTTCCCTCGCCGACATATGCCATCACCCCTGGCTTGACGGCGTCACAATCTCCGGC